The stretch of DNA CCGCCAGGCGTAGGCGCTGCTCCATGCCACCCGCGCCGCCCAGGCTGATCGCGCCGCCCGCGCCGAGCACGCGGTGCCAGGGGAGCTTGCGTCCCTCGGGCGTCTTGTTGAGGGCGTAGCCCACTTGCCGCGCGTGGCCGGGCAGGCCGGCGAGAATCGCGATCTGGCCGTAAGTGGCCACGCGCCCGCGGGGGATCTTTTTCACCACAGCGTAGATGCGCTCGTAGGTCGCGTGCGCCATCGGCGACACCTCCTCCCGTCCAGCGCGGTCAGTAGAGCGCAGGCGGCCGCGGCGGTCCAGCGCCTGTTGACCGCGGGCGCGCGCGGCGCATCTTCATCCCCGAATCCCAGCCAGGAGGACGCCCGTCATGGCCCAGAACCTCGTCGAGAAGATCGCGCAGCGCTATGCCTTCGGTCTCGATACCGAGCGACTTCTGCTGCCAAGGGGCGGCATGGGTATTCACACTCGTGGCGCTCTTGGCTCTATCGGCAGCGCCTTCGCTGTGCATTGAGGTCATGGAGATCCCGCTGGGCTTCGAGCCGGATGCTTCGGGTCGAGGACTCGTGGCGACCCTGGCAGAGATCGAGCCCTTGGGCAGCGCGGGCCAGCTTGTGCTAGAATCGAGAGCAGTGCTGCGAGGCCAACCGCAGGACGAGGGGTTGCTTGTGCAGTTGCAGGTGATCTGTAGCGAGGCCGACGAAGAGACCGTTGCCTTCGAGGCTCTTGACCTCTTTCTCCCGGAGGGCGAGGCGATGGAGCGGCGCATCGTCTTCGATCTGACGGCCTTTGCCGCACTGGATCCGTGGCCTTGCCTGCCAACGCAGGCGACGCTTCTGCTGCTCCCGGTGGATGAGGGGGTTTCCCTTGTGCTAGCCGGAGGAGGTTCCGAT from bacterium encodes:
- a CDS encoding MGMT family protein → MAHATYERIYAVVKKIPRGRVATYGQIAILAGLPGHARQVGYALNKTPEGRKLPWHRVLGAGGAISLGGAGGMEQRLRLAAEGVALSAAGRVPLARYQWQPRVPPF